From a region of the Coffea arabica cultivar ET-39 chromosome 3e, Coffea Arabica ET-39 HiFi, whole genome shotgun sequence genome:
- the LOC140038402 gene encoding disease resistance protein At4g27190-like, protein MFRAATATVTATATVTLNHGFYGCDIEKLPNEIGELVNLRLLDLNFCQKLKTVPATLISRLCRLEELHMWESFHQWAIQGMVEDTSKACLSELRSLSHLTTLCVQVSNPESVPRQFHIPNVQKFEIVIGKGYDSVTCYPNSRSLSLREIKTSIPEGVKDILQNTEDLRLFCLYDEMISSILDVDPGTLNNLRYLKVVACMETSFLLSMNQPASDAPAILAALESLHLQLMNELFVICPKLLPVGSLHKLKFLKILNCKRMWIAITATLLQRLLSLEEVEVTWCEQMSSIFDLGNNSSENQQLLLSNLRIIKLNGLESLRTIWRRGGVKPLPPSVRLAKLTVVINWCNKLESIVEKRPDVSVDQYQHNCFPNLRIIEVSECSRLRKLFSVAEARYLQQLKEINISSCEDMVELISHDEEGEEDTEDNRISLPELYSMKIKDMSNINRLCAMSFSVDLPSLERVVLEKCPDMEEFNSDPQKYGVGHAPKLKERATYLEDKHQELELLLKHSEYLEATQNSEHPNLYIRCLHIQMLKYDALDEIEEHLAMTCLLGRGK, encoded by the exons ATGTTCCGGGCCGCGACCGCGACCGTGACCGCAACCGCAACCGTGACTTTGAACCATGGCTTCTATGGATGTGATATCGAAAAATTACCAAATGAGATTGGAGAATTAGTCAACCTGAGGTTGTTAGACCTAAACTTCTGCCAAAAGCTCAAGACTGTTCCAGCAACCCTGATATCGCGTTTGTGTCGATTAGAAGAACTCCACATGTGGGAGAGTTTTCATCAGTGGGCAATTCAAGGGATGGTTGAAGACACAAGTAAAGCATGTCTTTCAGAATTAAGATCCTTGTCCCACTTGACTACTTTATGTGTCCAAGTATCCAATCCTGAATCGGTTCCCAGACAATTTCATATACCTAACGTACAAAAATTTGAGATAGTTATTGGTAAAGGGTATGATTCAGTGACATGTTACCCAAACTCAAGAAGCCTGTCTCTCCGAGAAATTAAGACTTCAATACCTGAAGGAGTGAAGGACATACTTCAGAACACAGAAGATTTGAGACTTTTCTGCTTGTATGATGAAATGATAAGTAGTATTTTAGATGTTGATCCGGGGACCTTAAACAACTTAAGGTATCTTAAGGTCGTTGCTTGTATGGAAACCTCGTTTCTGTTATCCATGAACCAACCTGCAAGTGATGCCCCTGCAATCTTGGCAGCTTTGGAAAGTTTACATCTTCAACTTATGAACGAATTGTTCGTTATATGTCCAAAATTACTTCCAGTTGGTTCGCTGCACaagttaaagtttttaaaaattctAAATTGTAAGCGGATGTGGATAGCAATCACCGCCACATTACTCCAGCGGCTACTGAGTTTGGAAGAAGTTGAAGTAACATGGTGCGAGCAAATGTCGAGTATATTTGACCTTGGCAACAATAGTTCTGAGAATCAACAGTTACTTCTGTCTAATCTTAGAATTATAAAGTTAAACGGTCTGGAGAGTTTGAGAACCATATGGAGAAGAGGAGGGGTAAAACCACTTCCTCCTTCAGTGCGCCTTGCAAAACTAACAGTTGTT ATAAACTGGTGCAACAAGTTAGAAAGCATTGTCGAGAAAAGGCCAGATGTATCAGTTGATCAATATCAGCATAATTGTTTTCCAAACCTCAGGATTATTGAGGTGAGTGAATGCTCAAGGCTGAGAAAGCTGTTTTCAGTTGCTGAGGCTCGATATCTTCAACAGCTCAAAGAAATAAACATTAGCAGCTGTGAGGATATGGTTGAACTAATAAGCCATGATGAGGAAGGAGAAGAAGACACTGAAGACAACAGAATTTCACTGCCGGAACTATACAGCATGAAGATCAAAGACATGTCTAACATAAATAGACTCTGTGCAATGTCTTTTTCTGTTGATCTACCATCCCTGGAACGAGTGGTTTTAGAGAAGTGTCCTGACATGGAAGAGTTCAATTCTGACCCCCAAAAATATGGTGTGGGACATGCACCAAAACTGAAG GAAAGAGCAACCTATTTAGAGGACAAGCATCAGGAGCTAGAACTTCTCCTCAAGCATAGTGAATATCTTGAAGCAACTCAGAACAGTGAACATCCAAATCTCTACATTCGGTGTCTGCATATTCAGATG CTAAAGTATGATGCTCTGGATGAGATAGAAGAACATTTGGCAATGACTTGCCTCCTTGGAAGGGGGAAATGA
- the LOC113737401 gene encoding disease resistance protein At4g27190-like, translating into MKRKAEAVTFGASKPTANENVVLQKKTVGEIIAQQRGLDDNCAIIGMYGMGGIGKTTQAKEIGSMAETSGLFNKVIFAVVSRNLDVRKIQGRIGDMLGLYFQEESEMGRAGRLFERLTTQERILLVLDDVWNFVNFKEIGIPVTFEGKGCKIMITTRQRNLCSTMGLRKTKEIPLRLLSDEESWNLFKSNAGSLADTFSPQQDDVAMKVARECCGLPLALVTVGRALRNKDLELWRAALQQLKKSKPLNINYNEKDIFSCLKLSYDQLQSEEAKECFLLCCLFPEDHDIKIEDIARYALGKGMFTDVETMEEARRETRWIIRNLTDCCLLLDSSTADSVRMHDMVRDFAISMASTGEHGFVIKAGLGLKEWPNQETLERNAVIISLMTNHIQSLPDCLICPKLEILLLAENEVFEVIPEGFFLGMPTLRVLDLSEKIGARSLNRYFEPDKWTSMPSSSFKLPSSFEALVNLRTLHLNHCKLDDVAVLGKLKRLEVLSF; encoded by the exons ATGAAAAGAAAAGCTGAAGCTGTCACTTTCGGAGCAAGTAAACCAACTGCAAATGAGAACGTTGTCCTGCAAAAGAAAACCGTTGGTGAGATCATTGCTCAGCAGAGAGGATTG GATGACAACTGCGCAATCATAGGAATGTACGGGATGGGGGGCATAGGTAAGACGACTCAGGCAAAGGAAATTGGTAGCATGGCTGAAACTAGTGGCCTTTTCAATAAGGTGATTTTTGCTGTTGTTTCGCGAAATTTAGATGTGAGAAAAATTCAAGGTCGAATTGGGGATATGTTAGGTCTATATTTCCAAGAGGAGAGTGAAATGGGAAGAGCTGGTCGGCTCTTTGAAAGGCTAACTACCCAGGAAAGAATCCTGCTTGTATTGGATGATGTTTGGAATTTTGTTAATTTCAAAGAAATTGGAATTCCTGTCACTTTTGAGGGCAAGGGTTGTAAGATTATGATTACTACTCGTCAAAGAAATCTTTGCAGCACTATGGGGCtcagaaaaacaaaggaaattcCATTGAGACTCTTGTCAGATGAAGAATCCTGGAACCTGTTTAAAAGTAATGCAGGGTCATTGGCTGATACATTTTCTCCCCAACAAGATGATGTCGCCATGAAGGTTGCTAGAGAATGTTGTGGGCTCCCATTGGCACTTGTAACGGTTGGGAGAGCACTAAGAAACAAAGATCTGGAGCTTTGGAGAGCTGCACTTCAGCAACTGAAGAAGTCCAAACCCTTGAACATCAACTACAATGAAAAAGACATTTTCTCATGCCTAAAGTTGAGCTATGATCAGCTGCAAAGTGAGGAAGCTAAAGAATGTTTTCTATTGTGTTGCTTGTTTCCTGAAGATCATGATATAAAAATTGAAGACATAGCTAGATATGCACTCGGAAAAGGAATGTTTACAGATGTAGAGACAATGGAGGAAGCAAGAAGAGAAACACGATGGATAATCAGAAACCTTACTGACTGTTGCTTGCTTCTGGACAGCAGTACGGCAGATTCTGTAAGAATGCATGATATGGTTCGTGACTTTGCCATATCAATGGCATCTACAGGGGAACATGGTTTCGTCATAAAAGCAGGTCTTGGCTTGAAGGAGTGGCCAAATCAGGAGACTCTTGAACGCAATGCAGTAATCATTTCTCTCATGACTAATCATATTCAGTCACTTCCTGATTGCCTAATTTGTCCCAAGCTCGAAATTTTGTTGTTGGCAGAGAATGAGGTTTTTGAGGTAATACCAGAGGGATTCTTTCTAGGGATGCCAACGCTCAGGGTGCTGGATTTAAGTGAAAAAATTGGTGCTCGCTCTCTAAATCGCTATTTTGAACCAGACAAATGGACCTCAATGCCGTCCAGTTCCTTCAAACTTCCCTCCTCGTTTGAAGCCTTGGTGAACCTTCGGACTTTGCATTTAAATCACTGCAAGTTGGATGATGTAGCAGTCCTTGGAAAATTAAAAAGACTTGAGGTTCTAAGCTTCTAA
- the LOC113737402 gene encoding uncharacterized protein, translating to MPGNNFLSNPPNFTGENYQIWAVKMKSYLDANDLWDVVETDPVPELSEDPTIAEMRAHRDAVKRRSKAVTCIHSAVSDAVFTKIMTCETAKEAWDTLKVPFQGNDRTRQMQVLNLRREFELLRMKDTENIKEYSDKLLDVVNKIRLIGEQLPDSRVIEKVLVSLPERFEAKISSLEDSRDLSQITLPELINALQAQEQRRAIRKEEAIEGAFQVKDKIQNQQGGKEKKQQWNKKSKKEVAVLITHHMAYDESIFKELDKSYISKVKIGNGDCIGVKGKGNVVIDYGSGSSAYPSLVDQSEL from the exons ATGCCAGGAAATAACTTCTTGTCCAATCCTCCAAATTTTACTGGTGAAAACTACCAAATCTGGGCTGTCAAAATGAAGTCCTATTTGGATGCTAATGATCTTTGGGATGTGGTAGAGACAGATCCTGTTCCTGAATTATCGGAAGATCCAACTATTGCAGAAATGAGAGCCCATAGAGATGCAGTCAAAAGGAGATCAAAAGCcgtgacgtgcattcattcagCAGTTTCTGATGCAGTATTCACAAAAATTATGACTTGTGAAACTGCAAAGGAAGCTTGGGATACTCTCAAAGTGCCTTTTCAAGGCAATGACAGAACAAGACAAATGCAGGTTTTGAACCTTAGGAGAGAGTTTGAGCTCCTTAGGATGAAAGACACAGAAAACATCAAAGAGTACTCTGACAAACTCTTAGATGTTGTGAATAAAATCAGATTGATTGGAGAACAATTACCAGATAGCAGAGTTATAGAGAAAGTCTTGGTGAGCTTACCTGAAAGGTTTGAGGCCAAGATTTCCTCCCTTGAAGATTCAAGGGATTTGTCTCAAATCACTTTGCCAGAACTAATCAATGCATTACAAGCACAAGAGCAGAGAAGAGCTATCCGAAAGGAGGAAGCAATAGAAGGTGCTTTTCAGGTGAAAgacaaaattcaaaatcaacaaggtggcaaagaaaagaaacagcAATGGAACAAGAAGAGCAAGAAAGAAG TGGCTGTACTCATCACACATCACATGGCATATGATGAGTCCATATTCAAGGAATTggataaatcatatatttccaAAGTTAAAATTGGAAATGGAGATTGTATTGGGGTGAAAGGCAAAGGTAATGTGGTTATTGATTATGGTTCAG GTTCAAGTGCATACCCAAGTTTAGTGGATCAATCTGAATTATGA
- the LOC113736559 gene encoding uncharacterized protein, translating into MDSRFASLILFLHLLFLLSSGVAGVQDNQFWIYDKKGDALDNQFWIYDKKNDHLDKQASAYVTKDVVDKQLAPFDKKDDSTIGNQLRAIDKKIDAVDNQAWIYDGKSGGVDKQLWIYDGTNDAVDNQAWIYDRRYDGAAKQEVWIYDGKNDAVGNQEIYDKHNGDNQEIHNGINDAMDYDRKNNAVGNQAWIYDKHNGGNQDITGTGHTSSHLYHTDPTGHTSSHLDHMDPTLLGFFRLEDLKVGKTMFTKFPETDPLSSLVLLPKAKADKIPFSSMEFPKLLQFFPFSQESPQAKAMEDTLRKCEAKPIKAEKKFCSTSFESMLNFARGTLGLPKNVNILSTVHLTRSVAGLQKYTIIKVPVRISAPEMVACHTMPYPYTVFYCHSQESESRMYKVSLNGENGDRVEAIAVCHMDTSHWSPDHISFRVLGIERGSSPVCHFFAANHLVLVPSTSV; encoded by the exons ATGGATTCAAGATTTGCTTCTTTGATTCTCTTCCTTCATCTGTTGTTTCTGCTG TCTAGCGGAGTTGCCGGGGTACAGGACAATCAATTCTGGATATATGACAAGAAAGGCGATGCACTGGacaatcaattttggatatATGACAAGAAAAATGATCATTTGGATAAACAGGCATCCGCGTATGTTACGAAAGATGTTGTGGATAAACAACTTGCTCCATTTGACAAGAAAGATGACAGCACAATTGGCAATCAATTGAGGGCTATAGATAAGAAAATTGATGCAGTGGATAATCAGGCGTGGATCTATGACGGAAAAAGTGGTGGAGTCGACAAGCAGCTGTGGATCTACGATGGGACAAATGATGCAGTAGATAATCAGGCATGGATCTATGATAGGAGATATGATGGAGCGGCCAAACAGGAGGTGTGGATCTATGACGGGAAAAATGATGCAGTTGGTAATCAGGAGATATATGATAAACATAATGGTGATAATCAGGAGATACACAATGGAATAAATGATGCAATGGACTATGACAGAAAAAATAATGCAGTTGGTAATCAAGCATGGATATATGATAAGCATAATGGTGGCAATCAGGACATAACAGGGACAGGACATACATCATCCCACCTATATCATACGGATCCAACAGGACACACATCATCCCACTTAGATCATATGGATCCAACACTCTTAGGTTTCTTCAGATTGGAGGATTTAAAGGTAGGAAAAACAATGTTCACCAAATTCCCCGAAACAGATCCCTTGTCATCTCTTGTATTGCTGCCCAAAGCAAAAGCAGACAAAATTCCTTTTTCCTCAATGGAATTCCCaaaacttcttcaattctttcccTTCTCTCAAGAATCTCCCCAGGCCAAAGCCATGGAAGATACGCTAAGAAAATGTGAAGCTAAGCCCATTAAAGCAGAGAAGAAATTTTGTTCTACATCCTTTGAGTCCATGCTTAATTTTGCCAGAGGGACACTTGGGCTGCCAAAAAATGTCAATATTCTGTCAACAGTTCACCTCACGAGATCAGTTGCCGGACTACAAAAGTACACAATAATTAAAGTTCCTGTACGAATTTCAGCACCAGAGATGGTGGCATGTCATACCATGCCGTACCCTTATACAGTTTTCTATTGTCACTCTCAAGAAAGTGAGAGTCGCATGTATAAAGTTTCCCTGAATGGTGAAAATGGTGACAGGGTTGAAGCTATTGCTGTTTGTCACATGGATACCTCTCATTGGAGCCCTGATCACATCTCCTTCCGTGTGCTTGGAATTGAACGAGGAAGTTCCCCTGTTTGTCATTTCTTTGCTGCAAATCACCTTGTGTTGGTTCCATCTACTTCAGTTTAG
- the LOC140038403 gene encoding uncharacterized protein, with translation MKKYADEHRSEREFQVGDWVYLRLQPYRQSTVMIRNNTKLSAKYFGPYLIEEKIGKVAYRVRLPAASKIHPVFHVSLLKKKLGDKAAPILQLPDTDERGQIRVEPVALLGRRMIKRKNAPVTQWLIQWWGAEPGRML, from the coding sequence ATGAAGAAATATGCTGATGAGCACAGGAGTGAAAGGGAGTTCCAAGTAGGAGATTGGGTTTACTTGCGATTACAACCTTACAGACAATCAACTGTGATGATCAGGAACAATACCAAGCTATCTGCTAAGTACTTTGGCCCCTACCTAATAGAAGAGAAGATTGGAAAGGTGGCCTACAGGGTCAGACTGCCTGCTGCATCAAAGATACACCCTGTATTTCATGTATCTTTGCTGAAGAAGAAACTAGGAGACAAGGCAGCCCCTATCCTGCAACTGCCAGACACGGATGAAAGGGGGCAGATTAGAGTAGAGCCAGTGGCATTACTAGGCAGGAGGATGATTAAGAGAAAGAATGCTCCTGTAACTCAATGGCTAATTCAATGGTGGGGAGCTGAACCTGGGAGGATGTTGTGA